The segment GTCACTGTCACTGGCAATACCAAGTATGATCAGACTTATACGGCTGTCAGCCCGGAAGAAAGAGAAAAATTGTATATGGAAATGGGCGTTTCCGGCAATCAGCCGATTATTGTGGCCGGCAGCACCCATAAGGGAGAAGAGGAGCCGTTACTTATCGCCTTTACGGCCATTCAAGCGGAGTTCCCGGCGGCTAAGCTGATTATCGCTCCCCGGGAGACGCTGCGGACCCCGGAAATTGTGAATCTGGCCGCCCAATACAAGCTACAGGCGGCGGCTCGTAGGGAACTGAAAGAGCAGCCCCGAACCGGACACGATATTGTCATCGTCGATACCATTGGCGAATTGGGGAAAATTTATGGTATTGGTGATATTATTTTTGTCGGCGGCAGTCTGATCCCTCATGGCGGTCATAATATTCTGGAACCGGCGGCACATGGGAAGCCGATTTTGACCGGACCTAACATGTTCAACTTTAAAGATACCTATGCTCTGTTCGACAGCCGTCAGGCATGCATTACGGTGAAGAGCGGCGAGGAACTGAAAAGTGCTATGCTGCAACTGCTCCATAATAGTCAGGAGCGGACCGTTATGTCCAGCCGCTCCTTGGCGATCATCCAGGAAAATCGCGGCGCTGCCCGAAAGAGCGCGCTCCATTTGAAAGAATTGCTAACCTCGTCCGAGAGCGTCGCCGACCGGAAGCGGGCAGTCAGAATGCGGCAGCGGGAAAACTCGCAGATTTATCTATACCGGCTGGTGCATGGTGAAAAAGAAGGTCTAATAGCCGATTGCCTGCTGGCTGTTTTGCGTCTGCTCTCTTTTTTGTATGAAATCGGTGTTTCCCTCAAGCTAAGCCTGTATCGTAGCGGTATACTGAAACAGCACAAGCTGCCCTGCCAGGTCATCAGTCTGGGGAATATTACGGTAGGCGGCACCGGCAAGACACCAACTGCCCAGCGTTTAGCTGCCATTATTCGGGATATGGGCTGCCGGGTGGTGATTCTAAACCGGGGCTACCGGGCCAAGCACAAAGGAGAAGTCGGTGTCGTATCGGATGGCAAAAAAATCTATATGTCGGCGACTGAAGCGGGCGATGAGGCTTATCTATTGGCTAAAAATCTTCCCGGTGTTCCCGTGCTGATTGGCAAGCACCGTTCGATTACCGGGCAGTACGCCGTAGATAAGTTCCAGGCGGAGATTATTATTATGGATGATGGCTACCAGCATTGGCAGTTGGTTCGGGACCTTGATATTGTCCTGATTGATACCATCAATGTTTTCGGCAATAATTTTATGCTGCCTCGCGGTACCCTGCGGGAGCCGCTGGAAAATCTGGACCGGGCCAATGCTTTTTTGCTGACTAAGGCCGACCAGTCTACCGAGCATGCCCGCTTTGATATCCGGGACAAAGTAAAAACCTATAACTCTCAGGCGCTCGTCGTCGAAAGCATCCATAACCCTCGCTGCTTTATTGAAATTGAAGAGTGGTATAAAGGGGAGATTTCCAAGAATATTGCGCCGCTGGAAGCTA is part of the Propionispora hippei DSM 15287 genome and harbors:
- the lpxK gene encoding tetraacyldisaccharide 4'-kinase: MYYLYNILGLLLVIIALPVFMIRLVREAGFGERLRQSFGFLPSEEIDKVAQQDCIWVHAASVGEIVAASPIIKEFRREFPVQPILVSVVTSSGYEMARRIVKDADAIIYFPLDLPWISRAVVRKIHPRVFVPVETELWPNFLKNMRRKGIPVMMANGRISDKSVTRYHYLRNVLKDMMGTVTRFCMQSAVDAEYIIRLGADPDRVTVTGNTKYDQTYTAVSPEEREKLYMEMGVSGNQPIIVAGSTHKGEEEPLLIAFTAIQAEFPAAKLIIAPRETLRTPEIVNLAAQYKLQAAARRELKEQPRTGHDIVIVDTIGELGKIYGIGDIIFVGGSLIPHGGHNILEPAAHGKPILTGPNMFNFKDTYALFDSRQACITVKSGEELKSAMLQLLHNSQERTVMSSRSLAIIQENRGAARKSALHLKELLTSSESVADRKRAVRMRQRENSQIYLYRLVHGEKEGLIADCLLAVLRLLSFLYEIGVSLKLSLYRSGILKQHKLPCQVISLGNITVGGTGKTPTAQRLAAIIRDMGCRVVILNRGYRAKHKGEVGVVSDGKKIYMSATEAGDEAYLLAKNLPGVPVLIGKHRSITGQYAVDKFQAEIIIMDDGYQHWQLVRDLDIVLIDTINVFGNNFMLPRGTLREPLENLDRANAFLLTKADQSTEHARFDIRDKVKTYNSQALVVESIHNPRCFIEIEEWYKGEISKNIAPLEAIQGKKVMALSAIGNPSSFEQTIVDIGAEVVYSARYPDHHSYNMKEMQEVLQQAIDNDVYAIITTEKDAVKIPAEFIHSERKVPIYVLGIELKFTEGSEELMALIAAMVAKGQKQTTIQEVG